The following proteins come from a genomic window of Methylorubrum populi:
- a CDS encoding TadE/TadG family type IV pilus assembly protein has translation MVTCGAKEKAKRTIRWNKPLASLYRETDGAVAVIFGLAASTLIALVGGAIDYAKVVSARTHLQGAVDAGVLAGGNALKLVVSSTESIVGLTTQTIQAEAKAGADAPVSLQVTVASDKTSVEARAEQVIKLTFGTFVGMGSMPVAVRARASVVGRMRLCMLALDPAASGAFNLERNAQVTAYDCALYSNSTSSSGMVGRDGALARAQTICSAGGFKDDRANFTPNPQTSCPVIQDPLRNRPAPPVGSCVNLPEVLRLADALTGKSKGSNVVSDSVTLDPGTYCGGLHITKNAVVTLRPGIYVMKDGPLIVDKKATMTGKDVGFYFSGNNSGLLFDKKTTVDLSAPTTGVMAGLLMTEDPSVTLPIDPALAVDSLLGDLITLTPPPLGASKPMRIYRIISDNARTMLGTIYLPAGRLVIDSKRPVADLSAYTVVVAQQINLYEGPNLYLNADYNRSSVPVPKGVGPISGRLVISQ, from the coding sequence ATGGTGACGTGTGGCGCGAAGGAGAAGGCGAAACGCACGATCCGGTGGAACAAGCCTCTGGCGAGCCTGTATCGGGAGACGGACGGCGCGGTTGCGGTGATCTTCGGGCTGGCGGCCTCCACCCTGATCGCCCTGGTCGGAGGCGCGATCGACTACGCGAAGGTCGTCTCCGCCCGCACGCATCTGCAGGGCGCGGTCGATGCCGGCGTCCTGGCCGGCGGCAATGCGCTCAAGCTCGTCGTTTCGAGCACCGAATCCATCGTCGGTCTGACGACACAGACGATCCAGGCCGAGGCGAAGGCCGGCGCCGATGCGCCGGTCTCCCTCCAAGTCACCGTCGCCTCCGACAAGACGAGCGTCGAGGCGCGCGCCGAACAGGTCATCAAGCTCACCTTCGGAACGTTCGTCGGCATGGGATCGATGCCGGTCGCGGTGCGGGCACGGGCGAGCGTCGTCGGCCGGATGCGCCTGTGCATGCTGGCCCTCGACCCGGCTGCGTCCGGTGCGTTCAACCTGGAGCGCAACGCTCAGGTCACGGCCTACGACTGTGCCCTCTACTCGAACTCCACCAGCAGCTCGGGGATGGTCGGTCGCGACGGCGCGCTCGCGCGGGCACAGACGATCTGCTCCGCGGGCGGATTCAAGGACGACCGCGCGAACTTCACGCCCAACCCTCAGACGAGCTGCCCCGTCATCCAGGATCCGCTCCGTAACCGGCCGGCCCCACCGGTCGGGAGCTGTGTGAACCTTCCCGAGGTCCTGCGCCTCGCCGATGCGCTCACGGGCAAGAGCAAGGGCAGCAACGTCGTCTCGGACTCGGTCACGCTCGATCCGGGCACGTATTGCGGTGGCTTGCACATTACCAAGAATGCCGTCGTCACCCTGCGGCCGGGCATCTACGTCATGAAGGACGGTCCGCTCATCGTGGACAAGAAGGCGACGATGACGGGCAAGGACGTCGGCTTCTACTTCAGCGGAAACAACAGCGGCTTGCTCTTCGACAAGAAGACGACGGTCGATCTGTCGGCGCCGACGACGGGCGTAATGGCGGGCCTCCTGATGACCGAGGATCCCTCCGTCACCCTGCCGATCGATCCGGCGCTCGCCGTCGATTCGCTTCTCGGCGACCTGATCACGCTGACGCCCCCGCCGCTCGGCGCGAGCAAGCCGATGCGGATCTACCGCATCATCAGCGACAACGCCCGAACCATGCTCGGGACCATCTATCTGCCCGCTGGCCGTCTCGTGATCGACTCGAAGCGGCCGGTGGCGGACCTTTCCGCCTACACCGTTGTCGTGGCCCAGCAGATCAACCTCTACGAGGGCCCGAACCTCTACCTTAACGCGGATTACAACCGCTCGAGCGTCCCGGTCCCGAAAGGTGTCGGCCCGATCTCAGGGCGGCTCGTCATCAGCCAGTAG